A stretch of Salvelinus alpinus chromosome 4, SLU_Salpinus.1, whole genome shotgun sequence DNA encodes these proteins:
- the LOC139574420 gene encoding AP-1 complex-associated regulatory protein-like isoform X2, with amino-acid sequence MGNCWAYCSGIFRREANIIQRGGGSKYFRSSTTGEHYTIEFENLVESDEAESPQSCPRPISEDEIIHLKEHRYAAISDQQTLIDEKLQAELLAQEEKLRLEEEARNAAQREAARLARERKLKELAQRKKSKAEVQGGAAHPRKHGSGEDFDVYLQNVKVMSEAFRSSRLSSETNVITPNTESSWDFNTKTRSTNDDGTSLDLEWEDEEGMNQVVPAWERSKTEEDILRAALRPGKKQTTSGTASASEDSNALEWENDFVSAHGEDNAEDNAEDSEYECFVNPVMDMHTPSEVTPPVEITAPETEKR; translated from the exons ATGGGAAACTGTTGGGCTTATTGTTCTGGAATCTTCAGAAGAGAAGCAAACATTATACAACGAGGAGGCGG GTCAAAATACTTTAGAAGCAGTACAACTGGGGAACATTACACAATAGAG TTTGAAAACCTTGTTGAGAGTGATGAG GCAGAGAGCCCACAAAGCTGTCCCAG GCCTATCAGTGAAGATGAGATCATCCACCTCAAAGAGCACCGGTATGCTGCAATTTCCGATCAGCAGACCTTGATAGACGAGAAGTTGCAAGCAGAG TTATTAGCACAAGAGGAGAAGTTAAGGCTAGAAGAGGAGGCTAGAAATGCTGCCCAGCGTGAGGCCGCCAGGCTGGCACGCGAGCGAAAGCTAAAGGAG CTTGCACAACGGAAAAAAAGCAAGGCAGAAGTCCAAGGTGGCGCAGCGCATCCAAGAAA GCATGGCTCAGGTGAAGACTTTGATGTCTACCTACAGAATGTGAAAGTCATGTCAGAAGCCTTCCGGAGTAGTA GGCTGTCCTCTGAGACTAATGTGATCACTCCCAACACGGAGAGCAGCTGGGACTTCAACACCAAGACCCGCTCCACCAACGATGACGGAACCTCACTGGACCTGGAGTGGGAGGACGAGGAAG GGATGAACCAGGTGGTCCCAGCGTGGGAGAGGTCTAAAACCGAGGAGGACATACTCCGGGCAGCACTCCGGCCGGGCAAGAAGCAGACGACCAGCGGTACGGCCTCCGCCTCTGAGGACTCCAACGCCCTGGAGTGGGAGAACGACTTTGTGAGCGCTCACGGCGAAGATAATGCTGAGGACAATGCAGAGGACTCTGAATACGAGTGCTTTGTCAACCCTGTCATGGATATGCACACCCCATCTGAGGTAACACCACCGGTAGAGATAACTGCACCGGAGACTGAGAAGAGATAG
- the LOC139574420 gene encoding AP-1 complex-associated regulatory protein-like isoform X1, whose protein sequence is MGNCWAYCSGIFRREANIIQRGGGSKYFRSSTTGEHYTIEFENLVESDEAESPQSCPRPISEDEIIHLKEHRYAAISDQQTLIDEKLQAELLAQEEKLRLEEEARNAAQREAARLARERKLKEQQLAQRKKSKAEVQGGAAHPRKHGSGEDFDVYLQNVKVMSEAFRSSRLSSETNVITPNTESSWDFNTKTRSTNDDGTSLDLEWEDEEGMNQVVPAWERSKTEEDILRAALRPGKKQTTSGTASASEDSNALEWENDFVSAHGEDNAEDNAEDSEYECFVNPVMDMHTPSEVTPPVEITAPETEKR, encoded by the exons ATGGGAAACTGTTGGGCTTATTGTTCTGGAATCTTCAGAAGAGAAGCAAACATTATACAACGAGGAGGCGG GTCAAAATACTTTAGAAGCAGTACAACTGGGGAACATTACACAATAGAG TTTGAAAACCTTGTTGAGAGTGATGAG GCAGAGAGCCCACAAAGCTGTCCCAG GCCTATCAGTGAAGATGAGATCATCCACCTCAAAGAGCACCGGTATGCTGCAATTTCCGATCAGCAGACCTTGATAGACGAGAAGTTGCAAGCAGAG TTATTAGCACAAGAGGAGAAGTTAAGGCTAGAAGAGGAGGCTAGAAATGCTGCCCAGCGTGAGGCCGCCAGGCTGGCACGCGAGCGAAAGCTAAAGGAG CAACAGCTTGCACAACGGAAAAAAAGCAAGGCAGAAGTCCAAGGTGGCGCAGCGCATCCAAGAAA GCATGGCTCAGGTGAAGACTTTGATGTCTACCTACAGAATGTGAAAGTCATGTCAGAAGCCTTCCGGAGTAGTA GGCTGTCCTCTGAGACTAATGTGATCACTCCCAACACGGAGAGCAGCTGGGACTTCAACACCAAGACCCGCTCCACCAACGATGACGGAACCTCACTGGACCTGGAGTGGGAGGACGAGGAAG GGATGAACCAGGTGGTCCCAGCGTGGGAGAGGTCTAAAACCGAGGAGGACATACTCCGGGCAGCACTCCGGCCGGGCAAGAAGCAGACGACCAGCGGTACGGCCTCCGCCTCTGAGGACTCCAACGCCCTGGAGTGGGAGAACGACTTTGTGAGCGCTCACGGCGAAGATAATGCTGAGGACAATGCAGAGGACTCTGAATACGAGTGCTTTGTCAACCCTGTCATGGATATGCACACCCCATCTGAGGTAACACCACCGGTAGAGATAACTGCACCGGAGACTGAGAAGAGATAG